The genomic DNA TGCCAACAGCTTCCTCGTCACTGATTTCCTCCAACGCTGAAAGTTTGTCATCAGCCTCCAAGTCTTCTTCAtgtagaaaacagaaacagtcagaAGCAATTCAGTTTTCCCAGGATGAATATTTTGTCTCCAAGTCAACAACAAATTCTGTTTAGTATGTTACATACATAccaacaaaaatctgattttgggGCAGTGGTAAAGCATGTACTGTTGGCACCAGAGCAGGCTTGTATTCAGGGACGTCTGTTCTGGGCACGTCTTCTGTATGCTTGCTTTCCTTCGCCTCAGTTGTCAGATATTTTGCTGTATAATCATAATAGCAGGATGTTTGCCGTTTCCAATTCAGTCTTGACTGAGCTGCTGTGTGATTTCCTCTGGATAAAAGCCCGTTACTGATTCTGGTTGATTTGCCCACAGTCGTACTACGTAGAACGTGGACATTGTGCAGATGAGCGCTGTTCTTCAGCAAAAGAAGACCTCTGCATTGCAGGCACAACTTGGCACAGGTAGAGAACATGCTCATTCTGAAAGAtattaaaacacagtttgggAAAAGAAAGCTTGGAGCTcagaacaattaaaaaacattttatataaagcTAAGTAAAACAATATCAGCAAACAACAGCGGTTAAGACCAACCTTGTTTTTAAGCTATTTTAGCATGCACAAATCTTGTTTTGTCATCTTGATTGGTTAATCCTCTCTTGCAGGtctttcaagtttttcttttttaaatacattttaaaatgcatataGAAGGGCGACCTTAATAATAAGCTGTCAGATGGTTGAAAACACATCTGCTGACTGGTTCTCCAAAGATGTCTTTACATCTAATGTGTAGACCTTTCTATACCTGCAACctggaatttttaaaaaatacattcaaaatcCTGATTACACTGATGGAACACACAACGGTTCACCACTgacttgcattaaaaaaaaatttaaatactcCCCATCACTAATTTTGTCATCTCAGGACAAAAGTTTCCTTGCTATTATAAATCTCGACTTGGAAGCAGTATAAATATCCACATAAATCCTTTCCCATAAAATAATGGGCACACATTATCTGAGTGACTGAATGTCTGATGAGTTAGAAATTAATTActagtaattaattaattattattaattagtgattaataataatgaattatttaaaaaaataaaaaaaataattaattgcagccataaaattaagaaatatgaACTGAACAATGCTGAAGTTAGCagtgttgtcttgcagcaagaaggtcctgggtgtAAAAGCCACCctggatttattttctccaagAAGTTTTCATAATATTCTCACTAATGTGATGAGATTTCTCAGGGTTTTTCAGCTacctctcacagtccaaaaacgtgactgttaaattaatttgtacTTATCATTAATTGTGGATGGTTGTTTTGTACGTGGGGCCCCAAAACATGTTTTGCCTAAGACCCCAAATAATTTTTAGCCTTCGACCAACATAATTCCATGTAATGATaagtttaataatgtttaaatattaaaatattactgatttACAGAAGAGCCCAACAACTTAATACCAACTTATCAGCCACCTATGTGGAGAGAATTAACATTTTAGGCGTCTGTTGATGTCCTCTAAGGAGTTGGCTAGATTCATCGATGCTAACATGCTAGGTCAACAGTAACCCTCAAAACCGAGATCTAACCGAGGCTGCGATACAATAACTGGGCATTCACATTACTCACGTTTGTCTATTCAAACCATCTTCTCTTACACTTAAGTGAAGAGATGTAGAAACGTTGAGAAATATGAAGTGATTTCACGTGGACTTTAGCGGAAGAGCTATATTCAAACGTCAGATTCCGGAATGTTCCATAACGGTGTTTTCTGACCACTGATCGAtgaagttttattgtttttaatacaatatGGTCAGATACTTGTCACGTAAGACATTGCAAGTCAATTAAGGTAAAATTCTAACTCCTAATATGTTTGGTTCTTATTAGCACTTGCCATAACAATATTCACGTCACCCCTCTATTTTTCAGAAGTGTTGAAGTCCGCCCACATGGTTCCTGACGGAGTGCTGAGGAGTTTCGTTCCTAAATTCAGTTCTTCAGCTTTCggtttttattcttaaaattacATCGatataaataactgaaaaagtTAAGGACAGTAATATGGAAACCACAGCAGCTCGCCCTCCATCGAATAGTGAAGAATCTAAGCTACATTTCCGAATGATAAATGAGCAACAAGTGGATGATATCTCCGTTCACTTCTTCTACAAACCACACACCATCACCCTTCTCACAGCTACCTTGCTCAGTTTGATGTACTTTGCCTTCACCAGGTAAAcgacatttatttttgttgttaaaagttGTCTGCCAACCTTTTTTGTTAATGGGCGAAACTTGATTTTGACAGGGAAGATGACAATCAAGACCGCAACATCCGTGTTGGTGTGTtagtggttgtttttttcttcatggtCATCAGCGTACTGGCTTTTCCAAATGGTAAGCTACATTACAGCTTTGGCAATAGTGTTTCAAGTGGCATTAAATGTAAATCAACTATTTGGTGCTTTAGGCTTAAATTCTGTCGCTTAAACCATCCAGAATTTCCTGTTATTTTGCTTCCAAGGAGCCAGACTTTCTTGAAACCTGTTAAAGCGGTTTCAGCAGAAACTTGCTATCTGGTGTGTGTCTAAAGCTGAGAAAGACCCAGGACAATAGTAGTGATGCATCAGCCTGAGATTTTGTggcacttttcagattaattaGTTTTTGAAAATCCTCTTTACCATCTTATGTCAGATTCATCTTTATCTTTAGTAACTGTGAATGAAActtaattctgaaaaaatatgaattattgttaaataaaacaataatttaatagacattaaaataaactgtcagGTTACAGACACTGTTCTTCAATGAAGACTCAAGACCTTCCACATTGTTACACCCACTGCCACGAGCAACACTGGATTTTCaagttttacattatttaaactCCTGACTAGTATCTGATGTTTCAGTAGATCGCTACTATGGTTACTAAAGGCTCAAGACTTTAACACAGTACTGGAATTTTTTTGTCAGTAACTTCTTTTGAATCTGTCATGTAATActtatttcttttgatttacAGTTTAGACAATTATATCTTATTGAGGCTTTTTAAAATACGTATAGAATATAATAGAATATAATATAATACCTGTCTGCTATAGACAAAGTATCAGAAATGTCAgtaatgggggggaaaaaaacgatTCCcccattacattttaaaattatattcatattatattttaaaatattacagattTTAGTGTTTAATTTAATACTATTTGATCAAATAGAtgattttttaacatttatggCCAAAAGACTataattttcacaatttagggcctgatttgtgcattttttgttaAACCACTGTTATTTACAGCACCTATGATATCTGTCTCATAAAAAGCACACTTAATGAAGTAACTAATGCTCTTGTTGCTAGGGCCCTTTATAAGACCTCACCCTGCAATATGGAGAATGGTGTTTGGTGAGTCAGAATATTTTCAACAGATACAAATCATTTTTTCCTGAATTCTCACCGGATTCTCTTGTCTTTCATAGGTCTCAGTGtgctctacttcctgtttcttgtCTTTCTCATCTTCCTCAATTGGAAACAAGTGAAGACTCTGATGTATTGGATGGATCCAAATCTGCGTTTTGCCAAACGGGAAGTTGACATAATGGTAAGGAGAGCTTACAACACCAACTTTCATTTACATGTGAACAACCAGAGCAAAGAGAAGAATTATACCTCTTCCATTTAGCTCTTTTCCAGGGAATTTACTTTGCCCATTCTTTAGACGTCTGTCTAAATAAAAGTGCACCAAATCTATCATACCTAACAACCTTATGATTTATaagtaaaaaccttttcaattGGATATAGAACTACAGGACACTTTTGCACAAAAAgttggttttatgtttaataaaaatgtgttcagattAGTTCTGTCATGCTATCACCACGTGAGGAGGCACTTCTGATCAACAAGAATAAATacaacctttttaaaaataaaaaaaaagaatacatgtaaaatattctgataaaatttccaaaagaacaaatcagataGATATATCAggataattaaatgaaatatttctcgATGAAGGATGTAGGAGAGGGATTTGGTCAGTACCTATTTACTACATGCTGTTTGTTCTTTAGGAATATGCTACAAACTGTACTGACATAACATGGAAGCGCATCATCAGCCATTTGGACATCTTTGCATTCGCCCACTTCGCCGGATGGGCCTTGAAGGCTCTGCTGATCCGCAGCTACGGCCTCTGCTGGACAATCAGCATCACCTGGGAACTCACTGAGGTGACCTACATGAGATGGCAACAACTGGCTTAATCTTACTGTTGTAATCTTGAGTTATTTGGCCATGAATGTGCTTTGTATCCACATAGATGTTAAGTGCATATAAAGATATGTTGTTTCTGATCAGaacatcacttaaaaaaattactgacccctgataaacatataaaaaaataagtaagtaaatacCTTATTGCAGAAGTGTGAATCGCACACTGGCTTTTTAATTCATCCTTTGTCTAACTTGgacttttttcagttaaattccCAGTAGAGTTTTACTCCACATGTTTACTTTACTTCTTCATCACTGTACATGGTTTCAGCATGATTCTGCAACCATATTCACAGTTGGTGTAAACTTTCAACTCAttaagatagatagatagatggacaGATAAAGTTTTAACAACTTCTTGAAGCTTTTGTATACTCACTCTGCTCTCTGTCACTTTTCACAGCTCTTCTTCATGCACCTTCTGCCAAACTTTGCAGAGTGCTGGTGGGATCAGTTGATTCTGGATATCTTGTTGTGTAATGGAGGAGGAATCTGGCTGGGGATGACAGCCTGTCGTTTCCTGGAGATGAGGATCTATCGCTGGGGCAGCACCAAGTcagtattcattttattttttcatatcatACAGTGTAGTAAGAGCACATACTGAGTAGCTTAAACCATTtatgtccaaagtgtggcctgggGGCCAGTTGCAACCCTGGCCATGATTGTGGGTGGCATTATGCTGCAATTAAAGAATGGTACAAAGTTGGTTCGCTGTTACTGGTGGTTTCAGCtaaaattgatagaaaaattttaaattttagttcCTACTACACAAAGTATTTAATAACCTTCTTCTCTCTTTCATACTACATATTATAGTAAGAAGGACCACAAATACCCAGGCACTTTCACTCGAAAGTAGACTTTGGGACATGCCTTCAGCAAACCTGGAAGTGTTTTCAACGAAAGAGGGACACATATCCCTGTCTTGTTGTTAATGCTGGCTATTAAGCCACAGAATGaccaaaccaacaaaaaaataaataaaacagacaacCTTTgaccccccccctcccccccagaTGACAAAATAATATGCCTATCTTTTAATGAGGTGTTAAAATCTGTCTTTTCAAGAACTATACAAGTACAAAGCCATTTACAATGATTTTCAGATGCATTTTATACACAGATCTACttggttttatcatttttagaaCATCTTTGAGGGGGGTACAAAcgaaatcacaataaaattatttctggactcgtattaaaaataattatattttatgtccTGCAAGCACTTTTATGTTGACCTGCATAGGAAAGAGTTCGGACTTTAAATTGGCTTAAAGAATTTTAATGTCACTCTTGATGCATGAAAAGTTCCTAAGCCCTTGGaaatgttgtaatatttttgaatatcATTTATATTTCTGACTAAAAACATCTGCTAGTACCTGTAGTCTTCCTGGAGTACATTTGGggatattttaaattaatgggACTTGTTTAAGATGTGAGTCATTGTTActattgtcttatttttgttcagaaaaatcCACTCGACCACGGGGAAGATAAAGCGAGCTGTGCTTCAGTTTACACCAGCTAGTTGGACCTTTGTGCGCTGGTTTGATCCAAATTCCTCCTCCCAGAGACTGGCAGGAATCTACCTTTTCATGATCTTATGGCAGGTTTGTCTCccttctgttttctgacaaaaacaactgtaATAGAGTTAAAGTCTTTCACATCAAATAGTAAATTTCTTCACCTAAATGCATTCCTGAGAACTCCATTAACAAcaattctttcttttatttctgtttgcagctgACAGAGTTGAACACGTTTTTCCTGAAGCACATCTTCGTCTTCCAGGTCTCTCACCCTCTCAGCTGGTGTCGTATCCTGCTAATTGCAGTTATCACTGCACCCACTGTGCGGTATGTTTAATCTTCATTATAATATTAGTACTGTCTGAAAAAGAGTGATTAATGAttagataatttattttgtggttaATCAAAAACGTGTAAAGCTTGTTGTGGTGTGGAATAAATCTACACTGCAGAAATAGCTTATGGATGtacattattgtgtttttaaatttttcttcttatatTAATATAAGTCatgcttttgttatttactaATCTCCTCCTCAACATTTTATAGGCAGTATTATGCATACCTGACAGACACTCGGTGTAAGCGGGTTGGTACGCAGTGCTGGGTGTTTGGGTAAGTTTCTTTTTCATGTCAGCTTTTCATTAATTCCCCTTGTGAtcaaggtattttttttctccaattaaataattttctgacgCTGACCGTTCCTTGCTTATTGGGATCAACTCCGCCCTTAAGCATAAGACAGAAATTAACTTATGTTGTTGTTCCATGATCTTACACAAAACCCAAGATTTGAATTTATGTTAAtggatattttttgttgttgttcgaaacaaaagcacaattatttaaaatgaatgtaaaataatggcaactgaaacatgtttttaattcagttcttttttttaatagttgatcaaaacattttaaaattagctaTTCAAGACTTCCTGATTTCCTGTCATGATACAAAGGCCTCTTATCCACTcctcaaaatgggaaaaacaaaggACCATCCTATTAAAGTAAATCAGATGTGTGATCTTTACAAGGCAGGGAATGACTGTGAGAAAATTACTACtggtaatttagtttaatttgccACAATGAAGTAATGATATGGTAGTTATTTTAAGACTTGTGTGcagaattaattattttttttaccttggaTCTGTTAATAGGGGAATGTGCTTATAACAAGCTTTGGTTTTGGTAATAGtcataaagtaataaaaaaaaatacagaaacagtcACTTatgaaaaaattcagaaatgtagccggcatattttacatttcaaaacgaTCTCACAAGTCTTCTTTAGgtttcgttttttttattttgcagatgtAGAACAACTTTGAGAATTTAGACGCAACACAGGCTGTTGTCTGCTCAATTAAAATTCATGACATTATGCCGTTATTGACCTCACCTTAAACACAAAGACGCTTATGCCCTCAGTCTGAGCCAGTTGCTATAGCAACAGGATGAGGTCTCACCGTCAGCAGGAAATGCTTAGCAGTGCATTCCAGCTCAGAGCTGGAGGGGGTGGGAGAGTAACACAACAAACTGGTCTGTGGACTTTTACGACCAGGCTGAAGCGCTGTTGCAGTTGGAATGTGTTGCCAAAAGAGGGAGTAACTGTTTCATACAGTATAATGTTTACATTCAAGAACACTATTTGTCTgattgtatgttgttttttttgttgtttttttatgcagggCCATTGCATTCCTGGAAGCTCTCGTTTGTGTAAAATTTGgtgttgatttgttttcccaCACTGAAATTTTGTATGTGGTTCTCTGGTTTCTTTGCCTGGTAAGAATATATATTCATCTatgtttgtatatttatgtttagtAGATCAGTAGATCCAATCGTTAGAAATCTCTTTATTTTGAGCAGATCAGATTGAGATTAGGTCAAATGGGATGTAGTTAATTTGTAGAAGGTTAGAAATGTGTCCCAGTGGAAACCACTGATGTCTGAAGataagacttttctttttttgttcctgttgatgttttatgttcagTGATTTGCTGAAGTATTTCCCCTTaaagttttttcacattttgtcacagttcagccaaaaagttcaatatattttaatagGATTTTATATGATGGATCAACACAGTGTAGTGCATAATTTTGAGCAGGAATGAAAAATGGATgcctatgttttttttgttgttgttttttttgttttacaaattaaacGCTGAACATTAAGTGCACCCCACCTCgtactttaataaaatttattatcactgacctttttattctctttttcttcaggCACTCATCACACTCCTGTGTCTGTATGGCATGGTTTGGTTTGAACAACATAAGGTAAGATGTTGCTTTTTACGACTTTGCCTGTTTATAACTCTCTACACACACTGCAGTAGCTTTAATATGATGATTATGATATGTTATTACAATTTTAGCTTGCTTGTTTATGGTGATAATTTTTAGATGTCTTAATGAACTGTGAGATTGTGGTTTTGATTTTCAATATGTAAAGATATTGGTTAaggttttagtgtttttatagacatttttttactgtttaatttgtgtGCTTAATGTTGCAAAGTGTTGCGAAGGATgctgacaaataaaatgcattattattactgttattaagttttttattcatttgaatttaaaggcCACCATGTcattgaatgtgtttttgttaccAGAGCATTTTTTTACAAGATGAGGACGCAGGTGTTTCTAACTCGGCCTCCTTGTGCCACGATGAAAACACAGGTTAGCAAGGGCGCCGTATGGGGGGGGATTAGAACAATTCCAGTGGCTCTTGACCAACAGGGGGCcctccacaatttttttttaatagaaattaaataaaatggggCCCtgttaattacaaaattaatcatattgtgttttctaaaattgtttttatcagtaaaatataAGAGTTAccactcccagaccaaaaagcacACATCCATATTTGCACTGAACTCTCCCCTGGATCTGCCTGAAATGGTTCATTAATGCTTAGCGCACTTGATGGAgacggtgttcagcagcagtcagtagaaGACAAGAACGACTGTGGTGGTTACTGttgctttatgtatattttgcacattgCCTATGACTGTTGCTGGTAGGGAGAGACCTTTCAGTAAtagaaaaaatgtaagcaacCTTCTTGTGAAATGTTGTATGTAAAATTCATGAACAGTAAATATTGTCCtagtatcagtattggaccaaagaaagcaaggcagttgcaagcctttaaaattatgatgctttttgtgggtcaaagagaaaaaaaattgtaacagcagctgggCCGGGGGGCCCCAtctaattttttgtcatgggggCCAAGATTCCTGGCAGCGCCCCTGCAGGTCAGTAACTCTGCTTTTTACAGAATTTgtctataaaatatttattattgccgtgtttttttttctctgcagaccaGAAAGATTCATTGGGATTTTCACAGGTAACAAGACAGAGGAAGTGTCTTGTTAGGAACAGAGTTGTGACCAGcgaagaggaaaagaaacaatgaaCAACAAGCATTGagatattcttttttattattatttttttattggatgcCAAATTGAATTGATATTTACTCTTGTATCACTGGTTTTATAAGTCGCTGAAAACCAAAGAGCTGTAGTAAAGATGccattaaaatattcagttaataATTCTAATATGTTTGAGagccagaaacaaaatgtttgtggaCCTGCATGATTGTAGtttttgatgttaaaatatgaacaaaaagaaaacaggctCCACTGGACTGTTCTACCATCAGCACTATTTTAAGACTGTTTCACAGCAGCATGCATCTTAAATTTTGCACTCCTGTCCAATTTGCATTgtatatatttaacattttgtaagaTATTAAAATTAGTCAAGTAGATTATTCTAGTGAAttggtttttctttgtcaaaCTGAATTTTGCACTTGTATTTGAGACAGTTAATCAGGTTTTTAAGCAATTTTCTGCAATGAAAGCTGcacttttaagtttttgtttactCACTACAGGTCAGACTAAGCTACTTTTACTAAACCAATAAGCTcggtgtgttttattgtgactAATTTTGTACAATTTGTCAATATGTGGTATCTTTGACATGTAAAAGAGGATCAGAAGGTAACAGCTTGAATGGAAAAATGTATGTGGTTTGTAACAAAAGGTAGGACTTGAGTTGTTAACATTGTTAgttatttatgttgtaaattGCATTTACTGCACAAAATGTCCAAAGCACTGACATACTTGAGTCCCTTAAACACTTATGTCTTCTTACAGTGAAATAACactttatgtaataaaaattatattgatAGATGCATTGTAAACATGATGCTCCATGAGGTGATATGAATGTTTCTATTCTGCTTCTTCTATAGTTTTAATGATCACGtggaataaatgtttgtttttgtgaatcatgaaaatgtgaataatgtattgtttttttgttacattaaaaggATGTTCTGTTCATGTTTAGCTCTGCAACATGAAATATCTGGCATTATCTGCAGTCAGATTCATATGAACTGCTGgcttgattattttaaaattgagaCTAGACTGCAGTACACTTgcacatttgcatattttaccaTACATGCATGTATAAATGTAGCCCCAATTGCAGCACTTGTTTGGTCAAGCCACATTCGTGCTATAGTAGAAAATTGTCGTTCACATAAAACTGCACAACGGCCGGCCAAAACCAagcatttaatcatttttggaTTTTGAGGTTCACAATTGATCTGACtatcaagcaaaaaaaacaaaacaaaaaaaaaacagctgtaaCCAGATAGTTACATACACTGTATTAAAAAAACGTTAAAATGTACTAAGCTTAATAATTACTAGTATGAGTTTTATTAAACTAAGCACATAAAACTAATTGTACTCTGTCAATCtaagattttgatttaatttacagTCAGAGTAAGAAAAACCAGCTCCATGTTTGGAAcatcacattacttgcaaattCTGCATTTAATTTAGGCCTGAACTTTTACtggatcatttttaaatatggaaCATTGTAGGTCTGGCTGTAAGTTTAGTTTCATTAGCCTTGGAAGGTTGAAGCTCTTCCCCAATCTCAAGTCTACTGCAAActttaacaagttttcttccaggtttgTCCAATGTTTAGCTCCATCACTAGACTGCTGGAGATGAGCACCAGCCAACTGGTGACTCTGCAAGGATGAGCAGGTTTGGATATTGGATGGGTAGGTGGATTCTTCCCATAATTCTAACATGCTTATCTGCTGAATAAATAACAGAGAAGATGTCAagctattaattttttttttctgat from Gambusia affinis linkage group LG14, SWU_Gaff_1.0, whole genome shotgun sequence includes the following:
- the ptdss1b gene encoding phosphatidylserine synthase 1 — encoded protein: METTAARPPSNSEESKLHFRMINEQQVDDISVHFFYKPHTITLLTATLLSLMYFAFTREDDNQDRNIRVGVLVVVFFFMVISVLAFPNGPFIRPHPAIWRMVFGLSVLYFLFLVFLIFLNWKQVKTLMYWMDPNLRFAKREVDIMEYATNCTDITWKRIISHLDIFAFAHFAGWALKALLIRSYGLCWTISITWELTELFFMHLLPNFAECWWDQLILDILLCNGGGIWLGMTACRFLEMRIYRWGSTKKIHSTTGKIKRAVLQFTPASWTFVRWFDPNSSSQRLAGIYLFMILWQLTELNTFFLKHIFVFQVSHPLSWCRILLIAVITAPTVRQYYAYLTDTRCKRVGTQCWVFGAIAFLEALVCVKFGVDLFSHTEILYVVLWFLCLALITLLCLYGMVWFEQHKSIFLQDEDAGVSNSASLCHDENTDQKDSLGFSQVTRQRKCLVRNRVVTSEEEKKQ